From Saccharothrix espanaensis DSM 44229, the proteins below share one genomic window:
- a CDS encoding serine/threonine-protein kinase produces MKPVETERLIAGRYRLRHVLGRGSMGTVWAAHDEVLRRDVAVKEVLVPPGMPDSEADLLRERTLREARSVAQLTHPNVVTLYDVAQVDGDPYVVMELVPSESLADLVRQRGPLNAEQGAVVADAVAAALAAAHRAGITHRDVKPGNVLVADDGRVKLTDFGIARNVAEATLTSRGIALGTPAFIAPEVAAGGAVSAAADLWSLGATLFAAMTGRQPYEGTNVMQTVNQVIHGDVPSASACGALETVVAGLMTKDPADRMPPADVRRKVRALLPEPGTDVFPSDATRPALEIVRPPLVKTPIPADTPLAADPGPLPFTPTSRPVRRPASALVAVAAVVLFAIGGSAGFALTRTLAGAPLAPPPSAGAPAVPEVTDEVLLSPTTAAAATANGEQGAEFTIEVGSDWTSFLEQRTNKGLVPSTVVHLVAPSGTYEVTVQRFADFYPKRSLDEYLALVRARWPGDRIFGEATDVTDPIDPAAPEAPVQFSYRTVETPTDLGRGSTDAGPDQRRTRYSRVLPRGTDLWVVEVVFPTEQEEMGRNKLFTGIAGTFSVIG; encoded by the coding sequence ATGAAGCCGGTGGAGACCGAACGCCTGATCGCGGGCCGCTACCGCCTCCGGCACGTCCTGGGACGTGGCTCGATGGGCACGGTGTGGGCCGCGCACGACGAGGTGCTCCGCCGGGACGTCGCCGTCAAGGAGGTGCTGGTCCCGCCCGGGATGCCGGACTCCGAGGCCGACCTGCTGCGCGAGCGCACCCTGCGCGAAGCCCGGTCGGTCGCCCAGCTCACCCACCCGAACGTGGTCACCTTGTACGACGTGGCGCAGGTCGACGGCGACCCGTACGTGGTGATGGAGCTGGTGCCGTCGGAGTCGCTGGCCGACCTCGTGCGGCAGCGCGGCCCGCTCAACGCCGAGCAGGGCGCGGTGGTCGCGGACGCCGTCGCCGCCGCCCTGGCCGCCGCCCACCGGGCGGGCATCACGCACCGCGACGTGAAACCGGGCAACGTGCTGGTCGCCGACGACGGCCGGGTCAAGCTGACCGACTTCGGGATCGCCCGCAACGTCGCCGAGGCCACCCTGACCAGCCGGGGCATCGCGCTGGGCACGCCCGCGTTCATCGCGCCCGAGGTCGCGGCGGGTGGCGCGGTCTCGGCGGCGGCCGACCTGTGGTCGCTGGGCGCGACCCTGTTCGCCGCGATGACCGGCCGGCAGCCCTACGAGGGCACCAACGTCATGCAGACGGTCAACCAGGTGATCCACGGCGACGTGCCGTCCGCGTCGGCGTGCGGCGCGCTGGAGACGGTCGTGGCCGGCCTGATGACCAAGGACCCGGCCGACCGGATGCCGCCGGCCGACGTCCGGCGCAAGGTCCGCGCGCTGCTGCCCGAGCCCGGCACCGACGTGTTCCCGTCCGACGCGACCCGGCCGGCGCTGGAGATCGTGCGCCCGCCGCTGGTCAAGACACCGATCCCGGCCGACACCCCGCTGGCCGCCGACCCCGGCCCGCTGCCGTTCACGCCGACCAGCCGGCCGGTGCGCCGACCGGCGTCGGCGCTGGTCGCCGTGGCGGCGGTGGTGCTGTTCGCGATCGGCGGCAGCGCCGGGTTCGCCCTGACCCGGACGCTGGCCGGCGCGCCCCTGGCACCGCCGCCGTCGGCCGGCGCGCCGGCCGTGCCCGAGGTGACCGACGAGGTGCTGCTGAGCCCGACCACGGCCGCCGCCGCCACCGCGAACGGCGAGCAGGGCGCGGAGTTCACCATCGAGGTGGGCTCGGACTGGACGTCGTTCCTGGAGCAGCGGACGAACAAGGGGCTGGTGCCGAGCACGGTCGTGCACCTGGTCGCGCCCAGCGGCACGTACGAGGTGACCGTCCAGCGGTTCGCCGACTTCTACCCGAAGCGGTCGCTGGACGAGTACCTGGCGCTGGTGCGCGCCCGGTGGCCGGGCGACCGGATCTTCGGCGAGGCCACCGACGTGACCGACCCGATCGACCCGGCGGCGCCGGAAGCGCCGGTGCAGTTCAGCTACCGCACCGTGGAAACCCCGACCGACCTGGGCCGGGGCTCCACCGACGCGGGCCCCGACCAGCGCCGCACCCGGTACTCCCGCGTCCTGCCGCGCGGCACGGACCTGTGGGTGGTCGAGGTGGTGTTCCCGACCGAGCAGGAGGAGATGGGCCGCAACAAGCTGTTCACCGGCATCGCGGGCACGTTCTCCGTCATCGGCTGA
- a CDS encoding purine-nucleoside phosphorylase, translating to MTAISENSALESQAAAALAERTGVDRHDIAVVLGSGWRPAADLIGEPAAEVPMGELPGFEAPTAFGHGGTIRSVPVGDKNVLVLLGRTHGYEGKGVRKVVHGVRTAAAAGVRSVVLTNAAGGLRAGMSVGQPVLISDHLNLTASSPLVGARFVDLTDLYSTRLRGLAREIDPSLEEGVYAGLPGPHFETPAEIHMLRTLGADLVGMSTVLEAIAARAEGVEVFGLSLVTNLAAGITGEPLNHEEVLEAGAAAAGRMGALLRELVARA from the coding sequence GTGACCGCCATCAGTGAGAACAGCGCTCTCGAATCCCAGGCCGCCGCCGCGCTCGCCGAGCGGACCGGCGTCGACCGGCACGACATCGCCGTGGTGCTCGGTTCCGGTTGGCGACCGGCCGCCGACCTGATCGGCGAACCCGCCGCCGAGGTCCCCATGGGCGAGCTCCCCGGGTTCGAGGCCCCCACCGCGTTCGGCCACGGCGGAACGATCCGCTCGGTGCCGGTGGGTGACAAGAACGTGTTGGTGCTGCTCGGCCGTACCCACGGCTACGAGGGCAAGGGCGTGCGGAAGGTCGTGCACGGCGTGCGGACGGCCGCCGCCGCGGGCGTGCGCTCCGTCGTGCTGACCAACGCCGCCGGCGGCCTGCGCGCGGGCATGTCCGTCGGCCAGCCGGTGCTGATCAGCGACCACCTGAACCTGACCGCGTCGTCCCCGCTGGTCGGCGCGCGGTTCGTGGACCTGACCGACCTGTACTCGACGCGCCTGCGCGGCCTGGCCCGCGAGATCGACCCGTCGTTGGAGGAGGGCGTCTACGCGGGCCTGCCCGGCCCGCACTTCGAGACCCCCGCCGAGATCCACATGCTGCGCACCCTGGGCGCGGACCTGGTCGGCATGTCGACCGTGCTGGAGGCCATCGCCGCCCGCGCCGAAGGCGTCGAGGTGTTCGGGTTGTCGCTGGTCACGAACCTGGCGGCGGGCATCACCGGCGAGCCGCTCAACCACGAAGAGGTGCTGGAGGCCGGTGCCGCCGCCGCCGGGCGGATGGGCGCGCTGCTGCGCGAACTGGTGGCACGCGCATGA
- a CDS encoding phospho-sugar mutase, with protein sequence MTLTPALRDAAFRWIADDPSPAARAELQGVLARAMGGDSAAADDLADRMAGTLTFGTAGLRGPVRAGSNGMNRAVVVRTTAGLAAWLKAKGHNGTVFVGRDARHGSEEFCAAAASVLAAAGFTVRVLPGPLPTPVLAFLVRKHNAVAGVQITASHNPPADNGYKLYLAGGGQIVPPADREIEAAIAAVPAAVSVPTSESYLPVSDAEVDEYLERVASLPRGTSRDLRVALTPMHGVGGQTAVEALRRAGFSDVRVVRDQAVPDPDFPTVSFPNPEEPGAADRLLALAAAEDADLAIALDPDADRCALGVKDRDGRWRMLRGDETGVLLGSLVLSTVDSPDPLVATTIVSSSLLKSIAAAHGARYAETLTGFKWLVRAGEGLVFAYEEALGNCVDPRYVNDKDGISAAVVACDLAAGLKASGRTLLDALDQLALDHGLHLTDQVSLRFTDLSRIGALMTKLRQDPPEGFAFEDLLPDADVVRLTADGVRVVVRPSGTEPKLKAYLEVVEPVDDDLTAARARGVERLGALRTRIEELLTAP encoded by the coding sequence ATGACGTTGACCCCGGCGCTGCGCGACGCCGCGTTCCGGTGGATCGCCGACGACCCGTCGCCCGCCGCGCGGGCCGAGCTCCAAGGCGTGCTGGCGCGGGCGATGGGCGGCGACAGCGCCGCCGCGGACGACCTGGCCGACCGGATGGCCGGCACCCTGACCTTCGGCACGGCGGGTCTGCGCGGCCCGGTCCGGGCGGGCTCCAACGGGATGAACCGGGCCGTGGTCGTGCGCACCACGGCCGGGCTCGCCGCGTGGCTCAAGGCCAAGGGGCACAACGGGACCGTGTTCGTCGGCCGGGACGCCCGGCACGGCTCGGAGGAGTTCTGCGCCGCCGCCGCCTCGGTGCTCGCCGCGGCGGGCTTCACCGTGCGGGTGCTGCCCGGCCCGCTGCCGACGCCCGTGCTGGCGTTCCTGGTGCGCAAGCACAACGCGGTCGCGGGCGTGCAGATCACCGCGTCGCACAACCCGCCGGCGGACAACGGCTACAAGCTCTACCTGGCCGGCGGCGGGCAGATCGTGCCGCCCGCCGACCGGGAGATCGAGGCCGCCATCGCCGCGGTGCCGGCCGCCGTGTCGGTGCCGACGTCGGAGTCCTACCTGCCGGTGAGCGACGCCGAGGTGGACGAGTACCTGGAGCGGGTCGCGTCCCTGCCCCGCGGCACGTCCCGCGACCTGCGGGTGGCGCTGACCCCGATGCACGGCGTCGGCGGGCAGACGGCCGTGGAAGCGTTGCGGCGCGCGGGTTTCAGCGACGTGCGGGTGGTGCGCGACCAGGCCGTGCCGGACCCGGACTTCCCCACCGTGTCGTTCCCGAACCCGGAGGAGCCGGGCGCGGCCGACCGCCTGCTGGCGCTGGCCGCCGCCGAGGACGCCGACCTGGCGATCGCGCTGGACCCCGACGCCGACCGGTGCGCGCTGGGCGTGAAGGACCGCGACGGCAGGTGGCGGATGCTGCGCGGTGACGAGACCGGCGTGCTGCTCGGCTCCCTGGTGCTGTCCACTGTGGACAGCCCGGACCCGCTGGTGGCCACGACGATCGTGTCGTCCTCGCTGCTGAAGTCGATCGCCGCCGCGCACGGGGCCCGGTACGCGGAGACGCTGACCGGCTTCAAGTGGCTGGTGCGGGCGGGCGAGGGGCTGGTGTTCGCCTACGAGGAGGCGCTGGGCAACTGCGTCGACCCGCGGTACGTCAACGACAAGGACGGCATCTCCGCGGCCGTCGTCGCGTGCGACCTGGCGGCGGGCCTCAAGGCGTCCGGGCGGACGTTGCTGGACGCCCTGGACCAGTTGGCGCTCGACCACGGGCTGCACCTGACCGACCAGGTGTCGTTGCGGTTCACCGACCTGAGCCGGATCGGCGCGTTGATGACGAAGCTGCGGCAGGACCCGCCGGAGGGCTTCGCCTTCGAGGACCTGCTGCCCGACGCGGACGTCGTGCGGCTGACCGCCGACGGCGTGCGCGTGGTCGTGCGGCCGTCGGGCACCGAACCGAAGCTCAAGGCGTACCTGGAGGTCGTCGAACCGGTGGACGACGACCTGACCGCGGCGCGCGCCCGCGGCGTCGAACGCCTGGGCGCGCTGCGGACCCGGATCGAAGAACTGCTCACCGCGCCGTAG
- a CDS encoding flavodoxin family protein yields the protein MPRLLIVHHTPSPNLQALFEAALEGATDPEIEGVDVVRRAALATTPLDVLEADGYLLGTPANLGYMSGALKVFFDTVYYPCLDATRGRPFGLYVHGNNDTAGAVRAIDGIVRGMGWSKVAEHVLTSGEPTRDDLRACRDLGATIAATLM from the coding sequence GTGCCCAGACTGCTGATCGTCCACCACACGCCGTCACCGAACCTGCAAGCCCTGTTCGAGGCGGCGCTGGAGGGTGCGACGGACCCGGAGATCGAGGGCGTGGACGTGGTCCGGCGGGCAGCGCTCGCCACGACACCGCTGGACGTGCTGGAGGCCGACGGCTACCTGCTCGGCACACCCGCCAACCTGGGCTACATGAGCGGCGCCCTCAAGGTCTTCTTCGACACGGTCTACTACCCGTGCCTCGACGCCACCAGAGGCCGCCCGTTCGGCCTGTACGTGCACGGCAACAACGACACCGCCGGGGCCGTGCGGGCGATCGACGGAATCGTCCGGGGAATGGGCTGGAGCAAGGTCGCCGAACACGTCCTGACCAGCGGCGAACCGACTCGCGACGACCTGCGCGCGTGCCGTGACCTGGGCGCGACGATCGCCGCCACCCTGATGTGA
- a CDS encoding RBBP9/YdeN family alpha/beta hydrolase → MTVLFVDGWFGPDPGDWQELWSRDLPGSARVVQDDWNTPERGAWVRRLDEAVAGCAEPPVLVAHSLGVLTVAHWAAGAQAANTRAVDTRTAVGGRVVRGALLVTPADVEHNPDPAIRGFAPLPTATLPFPAVLAASSTDRWMTPERAKHFADAWGARLVDLGEVGHLTVAEGPGTWPQGRDLLDSLLPH, encoded by the coding sequence ATGACGGTGCTCTTCGTGGACGGCTGGTTCGGCCCGGATCCCGGCGACTGGCAGGAGCTGTGGAGCCGGGACCTGCCCGGTTCCGCGCGGGTCGTGCAGGACGACTGGAACACGCCGGAGCGTGGTGCGTGGGTGCGACGGCTGGACGAGGCGGTCGCGGGGTGCGCGGAGCCTCCGGTGCTGGTCGCGCACAGCCTCGGCGTCCTGACCGTCGCACACTGGGCAGCCGGCGCCCAGGCGGCCAACACCCGGGCAGTCGACACCCGGACAGCCGTCGGCGGTCGTGTGGTGCGGGGCGCGCTGCTCGTGACGCCGGCCGACGTGGAACACAACCCCGACCCCGCCATCCGCGGCTTCGCGCCGTTGCCGACGGCCACCCTGCCGTTCCCGGCGGTGCTCGCGGCCAGCAGCACGGACCGCTGGATGACTCCGGAACGGGCGAAGCACTTCGCCGACGCGTGGGGCGCACGGCTGGTGGATCTCGGCGAAGTCGGCCACCTCACCGTCGCGGAAGGCCCCGGCACCTGGCCCCAAGGCCGGGACCTCCTCGACTCACTGCTCCCCCACTAG
- a CDS encoding aldo/keto reductase, which produces MGMSQSYGKTDDTESIATVHRALELGVTLLDTADVYGSGANEELVGRAIADRRDQVVLATKFALADPDRRPRGDAGYVRQACEASLRRLGIDHIDLYYQHRVDPTVPIEETVGAMAELVTEGKVRFLGLSEASADSIRRAHAVHPITALQSEWSLWTRDIEEVIVPTCVELGIGIVPFSPLGRGFLTGQVTSTAGFDADDARHNMPRFAEENFDRNLAIVEALKALAAERGVTAGQLALAWVHHQGDHVVPIPGTKRIKYLEENVAATNLTLSADDLRSIEAAAPAAAGDRYPPEMMRLSNK; this is translated from the coding sequence ATGGGAATGAGCCAGTCCTACGGCAAGACCGACGACACCGAGTCCATCGCCACCGTGCACCGGGCGCTGGAACTGGGCGTGACGCTCCTCGACACCGCCGACGTCTACGGCTCGGGCGCGAACGAGGAGCTGGTCGGCCGGGCCATCGCGGACCGGCGGGACCAGGTCGTCCTCGCCACGAAGTTCGCCCTCGCCGACCCCGACCGCCGCCCGCGCGGCGACGCCGGCTACGTGCGGCAGGCGTGCGAGGCCTCGCTGCGCCGGCTGGGGATCGACCACATCGACCTCTACTACCAGCACCGGGTCGACCCGACCGTGCCGATCGAGGAGACCGTCGGGGCGATGGCCGAACTCGTCACCGAGGGCAAGGTCCGGTTCCTCGGCCTGTCCGAGGCGAGTGCCGACTCGATCCGCCGCGCGCACGCCGTGCACCCGATCACCGCGCTGCAAAGCGAGTGGTCGCTGTGGACGCGGGACATCGAGGAGGTGATCGTGCCGACGTGCGTCGAGTTGGGCATCGGCATCGTGCCGTTCTCACCGCTCGGCCGCGGCTTCCTCACCGGCCAGGTGACGTCGACCGCCGGCTTCGACGCCGACGACGCCCGCCACAACATGCCCCGGTTCGCCGAGGAGAACTTCGACCGCAACCTGGCGATCGTCGAGGCGCTCAAGGCGCTGGCCGCCGAACGCGGCGTCACCGCCGGTCAACTCGCCCTCGCCTGGGTGCACCACCAGGGCGACCACGTCGTCCCGATCCCCGGCACGAAGCGGATCAAGTACCTGGAGGAGAACGTCGCCGCGACGAACCTGACCCTCTCCGCCGACGACCTCCGCTCCATCGAAGCCGCCGCCCCGGCCGCAGCCGGCGACCGCTACCCGCCGGAGATGATGCGCCTGTCGAACAAGTAG
- a CDS encoding MerR family transcriptional regulator, translating to MTYSIAQAAERSGLSIDTLRYYERIGLVDPPARDSGGRRSYSEDDLSWLVFLTRLRTTGMPIRMMREYAQLRHRGAATAGRRKQMLFEHRTSVRERIAELQSCLDVLEYKIAHYEQIEHTFVEGITA from the coding sequence GTGACTTACTCGATCGCTCAAGCAGCCGAGCGCAGTGGGTTGTCCATCGACACGCTGCGCTACTACGAACGAATCGGGCTGGTCGACCCTCCGGCGCGGGACTCGGGAGGGCGGCGCAGCTACAGCGAGGACGACCTGAGCTGGCTGGTCTTCCTCACCCGGCTGCGCACGACCGGTATGCCGATCCGCATGATGCGGGAGTACGCGCAGCTCCGGCACCGGGGCGCGGCCACGGCAGGCCGGCGCAAGCAGATGTTGTTCGAGCACCGGACCTCGGTGCGCGAGCGGATCGCCGAACTCCAGTCGTGCCTCGACGTGCTGGAGTACAAGATCGCGCACTACGAGCAGATCGAGCACACGTTCGTCGAAGGGATCACCGCGTGA
- a CDS encoding type II toxin-antitoxin system death-on-curing family toxin codes for MVNYLDAGDLLVLATAVTGGDLVVRDLGLLDSAAHRPRATVLGVEAYDTLWLKASALLDSIVRTRPLVEGNWRLGWVAAVTLCDINGWWVDAEEDEALDLVRALGREQIDVGGMAAHLEAWATPKAD; via the coding sequence GTGGTCAACTACCTCGACGCCGGCGACTTGCTCGTGCTGGCGACCGCCGTCACCGGTGGAGATCTGGTCGTGCGCGACTTAGGTCTCCTCGATTCCGCAGCACACCGGCCACGGGCCACAGTGCTCGGCGTCGAGGCATACGACACGCTCTGGCTGAAAGCCTCGGCCCTGCTCGACTCCATAGTCCGCACCCGGCCCCTCGTGGAGGGCAACTGGCGGCTGGGCTGGGTCGCGGCGGTGACGTTGTGCGACATCAACGGCTGGTGGGTCGACGCGGAGGAAGACGAAGCCCTCGACCTGGTCCGAGCCCTGGGCCGCGAACAGATCGACGTAGGAGGCATGGCAGCCCACCTGGAGGCATGGGCCACTCCCAAAGCCGACTAA
- a CDS encoding type II toxin-antitoxin system VapB family antitoxin — protein sequence MAMTLRLSDEENRRLDELAAAEGRSKQEVVRLALAERWARLQKEEQLSEVLGRVLPKYRGLLDRLGSA from the coding sequence ATGGCGATGACCCTGCGTCTGAGCGACGAGGAGAACCGGCGGCTCGACGAGCTCGCCGCCGCTGAAGGCCGGTCGAAGCAGGAGGTCGTGCGACTGGCGCTGGCCGAGCGCTGGGCGCGGCTGCAAAAGGAGGAGCAGCTGTCCGAGGTGCTGGGCCGGGTGCTGCCGAAGTACCGGGGCCTGCTCGACCGGCTGGGTTCCGCCTGA
- a CDS encoding TetR/AcrR family transcriptional regulator, with product MPRPKTHDDALRVRLLDRAGELLSSEGPGALSLRRLAADVNTSTTAVYSLFGGKPALLDSLYEEAFRRFGDRLAALPQTDDPVEDIIGIGLTYRASALADPQFYLVMFSKVIPNFEPSEETEAAAADTFVPLVENVGRAIECGLFIDAPHEQIALALWGMVHGLVSLELNGNLPPGVEIGPAYERAIRACADGWRRR from the coding sequence GTGCCAAGACCGAAAACCCATGACGACGCCCTACGGGTGCGCCTACTCGACCGCGCGGGCGAGTTGCTGTCCTCCGAAGGACCGGGCGCACTGAGCTTGCGCAGGCTCGCAGCCGATGTCAACACCTCGACCACAGCCGTGTACTCCCTGTTCGGGGGCAAGCCCGCGCTGCTCGACTCGCTGTACGAGGAGGCGTTCCGCCGGTTCGGGGACCGGCTCGCCGCACTGCCCCAGACCGACGACCCGGTCGAGGACATCATCGGGATCGGGTTGACCTACCGGGCCAGCGCGCTCGCCGACCCGCAGTTCTACCTGGTGATGTTCAGCAAGGTCATCCCGAACTTCGAACCCTCGGAGGAGACCGAGGCCGCCGCGGCCGACACGTTCGTGCCGCTGGTCGAGAACGTGGGCCGCGCCATCGAGTGCGGCCTGTTCATCGACGCCCCGCACGAGCAGATCGCACTGGCCCTGTGGGGCATGGTGCACGGGCTGGTCAGCCTGGAGCTCAACGGCAACCTGCCGCCGGGCGTGGAGATCGGCCCCGCCTACGAGCGGGCGATCCGGGCCTGTGCGGACGGCTGGCGCCGCAGGTAA
- a CDS encoding glycoside hydrolase family 18 protein, giving the protein MSSRRWVLPALLASALAVSLAPQVAQAHGDRHQPRTVGYFTNWSGYDRNFLVKNLVTSGTAAKLTHLNYAFGFLDAGGKCVSSDPWADYGRSFGADQSVNGKADEAGQPLLGNFNQLKQLKAKYPKLKVYISLGGWSGSKYFSDAALTAESRAAHVKSCVDLWLKGNLAGAAPGAAAGLFDGIDLDWEWPSSEANPGNVIRPEDKDNFTALLKEYRKQFSQLSWRTGKHYDLTAFLPANPGMIDRGFDVPKVFSLLTFGTTQGYDYHGSWDPLTNQQSALRTPAGDPTGTNFSTQVVIDHYLKKGAPRDKIVMGVPFFSRGWTGVRNENNGLFQPATGAAPGTFEAGYEDYRTLKKQLDKFKVHRDPKAGHAWLFDGTTFWTWDDPTELKRKGRYVVDRRLGGAMIWSLDSDTADGELIRALKSGLS; this is encoded by the coding sequence ATGTCAAGCAGGAGATGGGTGCTCCCCGCCCTCCTGGCATCGGCCCTCGCCGTGTCGCTCGCGCCCCAGGTGGCGCAGGCCCACGGCGACCGGCACCAGCCGCGCACCGTCGGGTACTTCACCAACTGGAGCGGCTACGACCGGAACTTCCTGGTGAAGAACCTGGTCACGAGCGGTACGGCAGCCAAGCTCACGCACCTGAACTACGCGTTCGGGTTCCTCGACGCCGGCGGCAAGTGCGTCAGCTCCGACCCGTGGGCGGACTACGGGCGCTCGTTCGGCGCCGACCAGAGCGTCAACGGCAAGGCCGACGAGGCGGGCCAGCCCCTGCTGGGCAACTTCAACCAGCTCAAGCAGCTCAAGGCCAAGTACCCGAAGCTCAAGGTCTACATCTCGCTCGGCGGGTGGTCGGGCTCGAAGTACTTCTCCGACGCGGCGCTGACCGCGGAGTCCCGCGCGGCGCACGTGAAGTCGTGCGTGGACCTGTGGCTCAAGGGCAACCTCGCCGGGGCCGCACCCGGTGCGGCGGCGGGCCTGTTCGACGGCATCGACCTGGACTGGGAGTGGCCGTCCAGCGAGGCCAACCCGGGCAACGTCATCCGCCCGGAGGACAAGGACAACTTCACCGCGCTGCTCAAGGAGTACCGCAAGCAGTTCAGCCAGTTGTCCTGGCGGACCGGCAAGCACTACGACCTGACCGCGTTCCTGCCCGCGAACCCGGGCATGATCGACCGCGGCTTCGACGTGCCCAAGGTGTTCAGCCTCTTGACGTTCGGCACCACCCAGGGCTACGACTACCACGGCTCGTGGGACCCGCTGACCAACCAGCAGTCCGCACTGCGGACGCCGGCCGGCGACCCCACCGGGACGAACTTCAGCACCCAGGTCGTGATCGACCACTACTTGAAGAAGGGCGCGCCGCGCGACAAGATCGTGATGGGCGTCCCGTTCTTCAGCCGTGGCTGGACCGGCGTGCGCAACGAGAACAACGGGCTCTTCCAGCCCGCGACCGGTGCCGCGCCCGGCACGTTCGAAGCCGGGTACGAGGACTACCGGACGCTGAAGAAGCAGCTCGACAAGTTCAAGGTCCACCGCGACCCGAAGGCCGGGCACGCGTGGCTGTTCGACGGCACGACGTTCTGGACCTGGGACGACCCCACCGAGTTGAAGCGCAAGGGTCGTTACGTGGTCGACCGTCGGCTGGGTGGCGCGATGATCTGGTCGCTGGACAGCGACACCGCCGATGGCGAGCTCATCCGCGCCCTCAAGAGCGGACTGTCCTGA